In Streptomyces violaceusniger Tu 4113, one DNA window encodes the following:
- the prfA gene encoding peptide chain release factor 1, giving the protein MFEAVEELIGEHADLEKRLADPAVHADQREARRLNKRYAELTPVIAAYRAWKQAGEDIETARELAQDDPDFVEEAKELEQSREGLTDRLRLLLVPRDPSDDKDIILEVKAGEGGEESALFAGDLLRMYLRYAERVGWKTEILDANESDLGGYKDVQVAVKTKGGNGATEPGQGVWARLKYEGGVHRVQRVPATESQGRIHTSAAGVLVTPEAEEVEVEIGPNDLRIDVYRSSGPGGQSVNTTDSAVRITHLPTGIVVSCQNEKSQLQNKEQALRILRSRLLAAAQEEAEREASDARRSQVRTVDRSERIRTYNYPENRISDHRVGFKAYNLDQVLDGELEPVIQACVDADAAAKLAAAG; this is encoded by the coding sequence ATGTTCGAGGCGGTCGAGGAACTCATCGGCGAACACGCCGACCTCGAAAAGCGGCTCGCCGACCCCGCGGTCCACGCAGACCAGCGGGAGGCGCGTCGGCTCAACAAGCGCTATGCCGAGCTGACCCCGGTGATCGCCGCCTACCGCGCCTGGAAGCAGGCCGGGGAGGACATCGAGACCGCCCGGGAGCTGGCCCAGGACGACCCCGACTTCGTGGAAGAGGCCAAGGAGCTGGAGCAGTCCCGCGAGGGGCTGACCGACCGGCTGCGGCTGCTGCTCGTCCCCCGCGACCCGAGCGACGACAAGGACATCATCCTGGAGGTCAAGGCCGGAGAGGGCGGCGAGGAGTCCGCGCTGTTCGCCGGCGACCTGCTGCGGATGTATCTGCGGTACGCCGAGCGCGTCGGCTGGAAGACCGAGATCCTCGACGCCAACGAGTCCGACCTCGGCGGCTACAAGGACGTCCAGGTCGCGGTGAAGACCAAGGGCGGGAACGGCGCCACCGAGCCCGGCCAGGGCGTCTGGGCCCGGCTGAAGTACGAGGGCGGGGTGCACCGGGTGCAGCGGGTGCCCGCCACCGAGTCCCAGGGCCGTATCCACACCTCCGCGGCCGGTGTGCTGGTCACGCCCGAGGCCGAGGAGGTCGAGGTCGAGATCGGTCCCAACGACCTGCGGATCGACGTGTACCGCTCCTCGGGACCCGGCGGCCAGTCGGTCAACACCACCGACTCCGCGGTGCGCATCACCCACCTGCCCACCGGCATCGTCGTCTCCTGCCAGAACGAGAAGAGCCAGCTCCAGAACAAGGAGCAGGCGCTGCGCATCCTGCGCTCGCGGCTGCTGGCCGCGGCCCAGGAGGAGGCCGAGCGGGAGGCGTCGGACGCGCGCCGCAGCCAGGTCCGCACCGTCGACCGCTCCGAGCGCATCCGTACGTACAACTACCCGGAAAACCGGATCTCGGACCATCGAGTCGGTTTCAAGGCGTACAACTTGGACCAGGTGCTCGACGGTGAACTCGAACCGGTCATCCAGGCGTGCGTCGACGCCGACGCGGCCGCCAAGCTGGCGGCCGCGGGCTGA
- the prmC gene encoding peptide chain release factor N(5)-glutamine methyltransferase has product MNVLLAEVAQATQRLADAGVPSPRFDAEELAAFVHSVKRGELHGVPDADFDARYWEAVARREAREPLQHITGRAFFRYLELQVGPGVFVPRPETESVVGWAIDAVRAMDVVEPLIVDLCAGSGAIALALAQEVPRSRVHAVELDEGALRWARKNVQGSRVVLHHADALTALPELDGQVDLVISNPPYIPLTEWEYVAPEARDHDPQLALFSGEDGLDVIRGLERTAHRLLRPGGVVVIEHADTQGGQVPWIFTEERGWADAADHPDLNNRPRFATARKAMP; this is encoded by the coding sequence GTGAACGTGCTGCTCGCCGAGGTGGCGCAGGCCACTCAGCGGCTGGCCGACGCGGGCGTGCCCTCACCGCGCTTCGACGCGGAGGAGCTCGCCGCCTTTGTGCACAGCGTCAAGCGGGGAGAGCTGCACGGCGTGCCCGACGCCGACTTCGACGCCCGCTACTGGGAGGCGGTCGCCCGGCGCGAGGCCCGCGAGCCCCTTCAGCACATCACCGGCCGCGCCTTCTTCCGCTACCTGGAACTCCAGGTGGGACCCGGGGTCTTCGTGCCCCGGCCGGAGACCGAGTCGGTGGTCGGCTGGGCGATAGACGCGGTCCGCGCGATGGATGTCGTCGAACCGCTCATCGTCGATCTGTGCGCCGGTTCCGGGGCCATCGCCCTGGCGCTCGCCCAGGAGGTGCCGCGCTCCCGGGTGCACGCCGTGGAGCTGGACGAGGGCGCCCTGCGCTGGGCCCGCAAGAACGTCCAGGGGTCCCGCGTCGTTCTCCATCACGCGGACGCCTTGACGGCCCTGCCCGAGCTCGACGGGCAGGTGGACCTCGTCATCAGCAACCCGCCGTACATCCCGCTGACCGAGTGGGAGTACGTGGCGCCGGAGGCCCGCGACCACGACCCCCAGCTCGCGCTCTTCTCCGGAGAGGACGGCCTCGACGTGATCCGTGGCCTGGAGCGCACCGCCCACCGGCTGCTGCGCCCCGGGGGTGTGGTGGTCATCGAGCACGCAGACACCCAGGGCGGCCAGGTGCCGTGGATCTTCACGGAGGAGCGTGGCTGGGCGGACGCCGCCGACCACCCCGACCTGAACAACCGGCCCCGGTTCGCCACCGCGCGGAAGGCCATGCCGTGA
- the thrC gene encoding threonine synthase has translation MSGTRQWHGWRGIIEEYRDRLPVSETTPVVTLREGGTPLVPAQVLSERTGCEVHLKVEGANPTGSFKDRGMTMAISEAKEAGAKAVICASTGNTSASAAAYAVRAGMVCAVLVPQGKIALGKMGQALVHGAKILQVDGNFDDCLTLARGLSEKYPVALVNSVNPARIQGQKTAAFEIVDMLGDAPDVHVLPVGNAGNITAYWKGYKEYAAPFADSEPRASRTPRMWGFQASGSAPIVRGEPVKEPSTIATAIRIGNPASWTYAEQARDESGGFIDEVTDRQILAAYRLLAAQEGVFVEPASAASVAGLLKAAEQGLVDPGQRIVCTVTGNGLKDPDWAVAGAPQPVVVPVDTDAAAVRLGLA, from the coding sequence ATGTCCGGCACCCGCCAGTGGCACGGCTGGCGGGGCATCATCGAGGAGTACCGCGACCGTCTCCCGGTGAGCGAGACGACGCCCGTCGTCACCCTGCGCGAGGGCGGTACGCCGCTGGTCCCCGCGCAGGTGCTCTCCGAGCGCACCGGCTGCGAGGTGCACCTCAAGGTCGAGGGCGCCAACCCCACCGGGTCGTTCAAGGACCGCGGGATGACGATGGCCATCAGCGAGGCCAAGGAGGCCGGCGCCAAGGCCGTCATCTGCGCCTCCACCGGCAACACCTCGGCCTCGGCGGCGGCGTATGCCGTACGGGCCGGGATGGTCTGTGCGGTGCTGGTCCCGCAGGGCAAGATCGCGCTGGGCAAGATGGGTCAGGCGCTCGTCCACGGCGCGAAGATCCTCCAGGTCGACGGCAACTTCGACGACTGTCTGACGCTGGCGCGCGGACTGTCGGAGAAGTACCCGGTGGCGCTGGTCAATTCGGTCAATCCGGCCCGGATCCAGGGGCAGAAGACCGCCGCCTTCGAGATCGTGGACATGCTCGGGGACGCGCCCGACGTCCATGTGCTGCCGGTCGGCAACGCGGGCAACATCACCGCCTACTGGAAGGGCTACAAGGAGTACGCGGCGCCGTTCGCCGACAGCGAGCCGCGCGCCTCCCGTACGCCCCGGATGTGGGGGTTCCAGGCGTCCGGCTCGGCGCCGATCGTGCGCGGTGAGCCGGTCAAGGAGCCGAGCACCATCGCCACCGCCATCCGCATCGGCAACCCGGCCTCGTGGACCTACGCCGAGCAGGCACGCGACGAGTCCGGCGGCTTCATCGACGAGGTGACCGACCGTCAGATCCTCGCCGCCTACCGGCTGCTCGCCGCGCAGGAGGGCGTCTTCGTGGAGCCGGCCTCCGCGGCGAGTGTGGCGGGTCTGCTGAAGGCGGCCGAGCAGGGGCTGGTCGACCCCGGCCAGCGCATCGTCTGCACGGTGACCGGAAACGGGCTCAAGGACCCGGACTGGGCGGTGGCGGGCGCGCCGCAGCCGGTCGTGGTCCCGGTGGACACGGACGCCGCGGCCGTACGGCTCGGGCTGGCCTGA
- a CDS encoding homoserine dehydrogenase, with the protein MMRTRPLKVALLGCGVVGSEVARIMTTQADDLAARIGAPVELAGIAVRRPGRVREGVPAELVTTDATALVKRGDIDVVVEVIGGIEPARTLITTAFDHGASVVSANKALVAQDGAALHAAAEQRRADLYYEAAVAGAIPLVRPLRESLAGDKVNRVLGIVNGTTNFILDRMDGSGAGYSEALDEATALGYAEADPTADVEGFDAAAKAAILAGIAFHTRVTLDDVHREGITEVTAADIASAKRMACTVKLLAICERAADGRSVTARVHPAMIPLSHPLASVREAYNAVFVEADAAGQLMFYGPGAGGSPTASAVLGDLVAACRNKLAEATGPGESAYSRLPVSPMGDVITRYHISLDVADKPGVLAQVATVFAEHGVSIDTVRQQGKDGEASLVVVTHRASDAALSSTVEALRRLDTVRGVASIMRVEGE; encoded by the coding sequence ATGATGCGTACGCGTCCGCTGAAAGTGGCGCTGCTGGGCTGTGGAGTGGTCGGCTCAGAGGTGGCGCGCATCATGACGACGCAGGCGGACGATCTCGCGGCGCGCATCGGGGCCCCGGTCGAGCTGGCCGGGATCGCCGTGCGGCGCCCCGGCCGGGTCCGGGAAGGGGTGCCGGCGGAGCTGGTGACCACCGATGCCACGGCCCTGGTCAAACGCGGGGACATCGATGTGGTGGTCGAGGTCATCGGCGGGATCGAGCCCGCCCGCACCCTCATCACCACCGCCTTCGACCACGGCGCGAGCGTGGTGTCCGCCAACAAGGCGCTGGTCGCCCAGGACGGCGCGGCGCTGCACGCCGCGGCCGAGCAGCGCCGTGCGGACCTCTACTACGAGGCCGCGGTCGCGGGGGCGATCCCGCTGGTGCGGCCGCTGCGCGAGTCGCTGGCGGGCGACAAGGTCAACCGCGTCCTCGGCATCGTCAACGGCACCACCAACTTCATCCTCGACCGGATGGACGGCAGTGGCGCCGGGTACAGCGAGGCGCTGGACGAGGCCACGGCCCTGGGCTACGCCGAGGCCGACCCGACCGCCGATGTCGAGGGTTTCGACGCCGCCGCGAAGGCCGCGATCCTCGCCGGGATCGCCTTCCACACCCGGGTCACCCTCGACGATGTGCACCGCGAGGGCATCACCGAGGTGACCGCCGCCGACATCGCCTCCGCCAAGCGCATGGCCTGCACCGTCAAGCTGCTCGCGATCTGCGAGCGGGCCGCCGACGGCCGCTCGGTCACCGCGCGGGTGCATCCGGCGATGATTCCGCTGAGCCACCCCCTCGCCTCCGTCCGCGAGGCGTACAACGCGGTCTTCGTGGAAGCCGACGCCGCGGGGCAGCTCATGTTCTACGGCCCGGGCGCGGGCGGTTCGCCGACCGCCTCGGCCGTCCTCGGTGACCTCGTCGCCGCCTGCCGCAACAAGCTGGCGGAGGCCACCGGACCGGGGGAGTCCGCGTACAGCAGGCTCCCGGTGAGCCCGATGGGCGATGTGATCACTCGCTACCACATCAGCCTGGACGTCGCCGACAAACCGGGAGTTCTCGCACAGGTCGCCACAGTCTTCGCCGAGCATGGCGTGTCCATCGATACGGTCCGCCAGCAGGGGAAGGACGGCGAGGCGTCCCTCGTCGTCGTGACCCACCGCGCGAGCGACGCCGCGCTGTCGTCGACCGTGGAGGCGCTGCGCCGGCTCGACACCGTCCGCGGTGTCGCGAGCATCATGCGGGTCGAGGGCGAGTAG
- a CDS encoding LCP family protein, translating into MAEDSNNAPVTPGRHRARAATPGRRRKRPSTRRRAVVYTVWTLAAVLVLGGAGLGYLYYKLNGNLTGVDVNAALGANRPKNVDDGSMDILVLGSDSRAGKNAKYGTDEGTSRSDTAMIVHVYKGHKKASVISIPRDTLIQRPSCTTKGGQQTPAVQAAMFNSAYEAGGPACTIKTIESMTGIRMDHFLEVDFTGFKQLINDLGGVNLTTTAPIHDPKSHLDLEPGPHTLDGEQSLGLVRTRHGVGDGSDLGRIKLQQAFVKALLDQVKHVDVFGNPKKLYDLADTSTKALTTDSELASVSKLKGFAESMKGIGSGDMKMTTLPVEYDPQNPARVLPMERKAKLIWTALRNDQPVPASATKGSAGDATDAGKVVQ; encoded by the coding sequence ATGGCCGAGGACAGCAACAACGCACCGGTAACGCCGGGCCGCCACCGCGCCCGCGCCGCAACGCCGGGCCGCCGCCGCAAGCGGCCCAGCACGCGCCGCAGGGCCGTGGTCTACACGGTGTGGACGCTGGCCGCCGTGCTGGTGCTGGGCGGTGCCGGACTCGGCTACCTCTATTACAAGCTGAACGGGAACCTCACCGGCGTCGACGTCAACGCCGCCCTCGGTGCCAACCGCCCCAAGAACGTCGACGACGGCTCGATGGACATCCTCGTGCTCGGCTCCGACTCCCGGGCCGGCAAGAACGCGAAGTACGGCACGGACGAAGGCACATCGCGGTCCGACACGGCGATGATCGTCCACGTCTACAAGGGCCACAAGAAGGCCAGCGTCATCAGCATCCCGCGCGACACCCTCATACAGCGGCCGTCCTGCACCACCAAGGGCGGGCAGCAGACGCCCGCCGTGCAGGCGGCGATGTTCAACAGCGCGTACGAGGCCGGCGGCCCGGCCTGCACCATCAAGACCATCGAGTCCATGACGGGCATCCGCATGGACCACTTCCTCGAGGTCGACTTCACCGGCTTCAAGCAGCTCATAAACGACCTCGGCGGCGTCAACCTCACCACCACCGCCCCGATTCACGACCCGAAGAGCCACCTCGACCTGGAGCCCGGCCCGCACACGCTGGACGGGGAGCAGTCCCTGGGCCTGGTGCGCACCCGGCACGGCGTGGGCGACGGCAGCGACCTCGGCCGGATCAAGCTCCAGCAGGCGTTCGTCAAGGCGCTGCTGGACCAGGTCAAGCACGTGGACGTGTTCGGCAACCCGAAGAAGCTCTACGACCTCGCGGACACCTCCACCAAGGCGCTCACCACCGACTCCGAGCTGGCCTCGGTGAGCAAGCTGAAGGGCTTCGCCGAATCCATGAAGGGCATCGGCTCGGGCGACATGAAGATGACCACGCTGCCCGTCGAGTACGACCCGCAGAACCCGGCCCGGGTGCTGCCCATGGAGCGCAAGGCCAAGCTCATATGGACGGCGCTCCGCAACGACCAGCCGGTCCCCGCCTCGGCCACCAAGGGCTCCGCGGGCGACGCCACCGACGCGGGCAAGGTCGTCCAATAG
- the lysA gene encoding diaminopimelate decarboxylase: MSRSAHPAGPRHADVLPEGHYAAPPADLNQLDPRVWSRTVGRNADGVATVGGIDVKTLAEEFGTPGYFLDEDDFRARCRSWREAFGEDADVFYAGKAFLSRAVVRWLTEEGLNLDVCSAGELVTALAAGMPAERIALHGNNKSTGEIERAVEAGVGRIVLDSFQEIARVAHIAQRLGKRQRVQIRITVGVEAHTHEFIATAHEDQKFGIPLAGGLAAEAVRRALKLDGLELIGIHSHIGSQIFDTSGFEVAAHRVVGLLGEIRDEHGVELPEIDLGGGLGIAYTSGDDPREPHEIAKALRDIVHRECDAAGLAVPRLSVEPGRAIVGPTAFTLYEVGTVKELPGLRTYVSVDGGMSDNIRTALYDAEYSVALVSRSSTAEPMLSRVVGKHCESGDIVVRDAFLPADLAPGDLIAVPATGAYCRSMASNYNHALRPPVVAVRDGQAREIVRRETEEDLLRLDVG, translated from the coding sequence ATGAGCCGTTCCGCCCACCCTGCCGGGCCCCGCCACGCCGATGTCCTTCCCGAGGGGCACTACGCCGCGCCGCCCGCCGATCTCAATCAGCTCGACCCCCGCGTGTGGTCCCGTACGGTCGGCCGGAACGCCGACGGCGTCGCCACCGTCGGCGGGATCGACGTCAAGACGCTCGCGGAGGAGTTCGGGACCCCCGGCTACTTCCTCGACGAGGACGACTTCCGGGCTCGCTGCCGGTCCTGGCGGGAGGCGTTCGGGGAGGACGCCGACGTGTTCTACGCCGGGAAGGCGTTCCTCTCCCGCGCCGTCGTGCGCTGGCTGACCGAGGAGGGGCTCAACCTCGACGTGTGCTCCGCCGGGGAGCTGGTCACCGCGCTCGCCGCCGGGATGCCCGCCGAGCGGATCGCGCTGCACGGGAACAACAAGTCCACCGGCGAGATCGAGCGGGCCGTCGAGGCGGGTGTCGGGCGGATCGTGCTCGACTCGTTCCAGGAGATCGCGCGGGTCGCGCACATCGCCCAGCGGCTCGGCAAGCGCCAGCGGGTGCAGATCCGGATCACCGTGGGTGTGGAGGCGCATACCCACGAGTTCATCGCGACCGCCCACGAGGACCAGAAGTTCGGCATTCCGCTCGCGGGCGGGCTGGCCGCCGAGGCCGTACGGCGGGCGCTCAAGCTGGACGGGCTGGAGCTCATCGGGATCCATTCGCACATCGGCTCGCAGATCTTCGACACCTCGGGCTTCGAGGTGGCCGCCCACCGCGTCGTCGGGCTGCTGGGGGAGATCCGGGACGAGCACGGCGTCGAGCTGCCCGAGATCGACCTCGGCGGCGGCCTCGGCATCGCGTACACCTCGGGGGACGATCCCCGCGAGCCGCACGAGATCGCCAAGGCGCTGCGCGACATCGTCCACCGGGAGTGCGACGCGGCCGGGCTCGCGGTGCCGCGGCTGTCGGTCGAGCCGGGGCGGGCGATCGTCGGGCCGACCGCGTTCACGCTGTACGAGGTGGGCACGGTCAAGGAGCTGCCGGGGCTGCGGACGTACGTCAGTGTCGACGGCGGGATGTCCGACAACATCCGTACCGCGCTCTACGACGCGGAGTACTCCGTGGCGCTGGTCTCCCGCTCCTCCACCGCCGAGCCGATGCTCTCCCGCGTGGTCGGCAAGCACTGCGAGTCCGGCGACATCGTCGTACGGGACGCCTTCCTGCCGGCCGATCTGGCGCCCGGCGACCTGATCGCCGTCCCCGCCACCGGCGCGTACTGCCGCTCGATGGCGAGCAACTACAACCACGCGCTCCGTCCGCCCGTCGTCGCCGTACGGGACGGTCAGGCGCGCGAGATCGTCCGGCGCGAGACGGAGGAAGATCTCCTGCGGCTCGATGTCGGCTAG
- the rpmE gene encoding 50S ribosomal protein L31 yields the protein MKRDIHPEYVETQVSCTCGASFTTRSTVDGGTIRADICSECHPFYTGKQKILDTGGRVARFEARFGKNAGSAKK from the coding sequence TTGAAGCGCGACATCCACCCGGAGTACGTCGAGACGCAGGTGAGCTGCACCTGTGGCGCCTCCTTCACCACCCGCAGCACCGTGGACGGCGGCACCATCCGTGCCGACATCTGCTCCGAGTGCCACCCGTTCTACACGGGCAAGCAGAAGATCCTCGACACCGGTGGCCGCGTGGCGCGGTTCGAGGCCCGCTTCGGCAAGAACGCCGGGTCCGCCAAGAAGTAG
- the rho gene encoding transcription termination factor Rho has translation MSDTTDLMGVNASGTSDSGVGNNAPATDASAPATGAATGAAPRRRRSGTGLDAMVLAELQQLASSLGIKGTARMRKGQLIEVIKEKQAGGSGSAEGSESTPSAAEGETKPKRRATSRTRTGDEAEEKAGSAKSSKSAGKAEKADKADKAEAEEKAVAQQQIEIPGQPGEPAGDEQPAGERRRRRATAPATTPDAGGTATAVETKTETRTDASAKTETRTEPKGDGKAEAAVDTAEGKGARGADRQERGQKGDRRERQRDRGDRGDRGERGDRGDRRGKSDDGQQSGGRQQRDGRGQAQQRPDESDDDFDGGRRGRRGRYRDRRGRRGREDFGNEPQVSEDDVLIPVAGILDILDNYAFIRTSGYLPGPNDVYVSLAQVRKNGLRKGDHVTGAVRQPRDGERREKFNALVRLDSVNGMAPETGRGRPDFGKLTPLYPQDRLRLETEAGGLTTRIIDLVAPIGKGQRGLIVAPPKTGKTMIMQAIANAITRNSPECHLMVVLVDERPEEVTDMQRSVKGEVISSTFDRPAEDHTTVAELAIERAKRLVELGHDVVVLLDSITRLGRAYNLAAPASGRILSGGVDSTALYPPKKFFGAARNIEDGGSLTILATALVETGSRMDEVIFEEFKGTGNMELRLDRKLSDKRIFPAVDVDASSTRKEEILLAPEELNIVWKLRRVLHALDSQQAIELLLDKMKQTKSNAEFLMQIAKTTPTPGNNGD, from the coding sequence GTGAGCGACACCACCGATCTGATGGGCGTGAACGCCTCCGGCACCTCCGACAGCGGTGTCGGCAACAACGCGCCCGCCACGGACGCTTCCGCGCCCGCCACCGGTGCTGCCACTGGCGCTGCCCCGCGGCGACGCCGCTCGGGCACCGGCCTTGACGCCATGGTCCTGGCCGAGCTGCAGCAGCTCGCCTCGAGCCTTGGCATCAAGGGCACCGCACGGATGCGCAAAGGCCAGTTGATCGAGGTCATCAAGGAGAAGCAGGCCGGGGGCTCCGGCTCCGCCGAGGGCTCCGAGAGCACCCCGTCCGCCGCGGAAGGCGAGACCAAGCCGAAGCGCCGAGCCACCTCGCGGACCCGTACGGGCGATGAAGCCGAGGAGAAGGCCGGCAGCGCCAAGTCCTCGAAGTCCGCCGGGAAGGCGGAGAAGGCCGACAAGGCCGATAAGGCCGAAGCCGAGGAGAAGGCCGTCGCCCAGCAGCAGATCGAGATCCCGGGCCAGCCCGGTGAGCCCGCGGGCGATGAGCAGCCGGCCGGTGAGCGCCGCCGTCGCCGCGCCACCGCGCCCGCCACCACCCCCGATGCCGGGGGCACGGCCACCGCTGTCGAGACCAAGACGGAGACTCGTACGGACGCCTCCGCCAAGACCGAGACCAGGACCGAGCCCAAGGGCGACGGGAAGGCCGAGGCCGCCGTCGACACCGCCGAGGGCAAGGGCGCCAGGGGCGCCGACCGCCAGGAGCGCGGCCAGAAGGGCGACCGCCGGGAGCGTCAGCGCGACCGCGGGGACCGCGGGGACCGCGGCGAGCGCGGCGACCGCGGTGACCGCCGCGGCAAGAGCGACGACGGCCAGCAGAGCGGCGGCCGTCAGCAGCGCGACGGGCGCGGCCAGGCCCAGCAGCGCCCCGACGAGAGCGATGACGACTTCGACGGCGGGCGCCGTGGCCGCCGCGGGCGCTACCGGGACCGCCGTGGCCGCCGTGGCCGCGAGGACTTCGGCAACGAGCCGCAGGTGTCCGAGGACGACGTGCTGATCCCGGTCGCGGGCATCCTCGACATCCTCGACAACTACGCGTTCATCCGGACCTCCGGCTACCTCCCGGGCCCGAACGACGTCTATGTCTCGCTCGCCCAGGTCCGCAAGAACGGTCTGCGCAAGGGCGACCACGTCACCGGCGCGGTCCGTCAGCCGCGCGACGGCGAGCGCCGCGAGAAGTTCAACGCGCTGGTGCGGCTGGACTCCGTCAACGGCATGGCGCCCGAAACCGGGCGCGGGCGGCCGGACTTCGGCAAGCTGACGCCGCTTTACCCGCAGGACCGGCTGCGTCTGGAGACCGAGGCCGGCGGGCTGACGACCCGGATCATCGACCTGGTCGCGCCGATCGGCAAGGGGCAGCGCGGTCTGATCGTGGCCCCGCCGAAGACCGGTAAGACCATGATCATGCAGGCGATCGCCAACGCGATCACCCGCAACAGCCCCGAGTGCCATCTGATGGTCGTCCTCGTCGACGAGCGGCCGGAAGAGGTCACCGACATGCAGCGGTCGGTCAAGGGCGAGGTCATCTCCTCGACCTTCGACCGTCCGGCCGAGGACCACACCACCGTCGCGGAGCTGGCGATCGAGCGGGCCAAGCGCCTGGTCGAGCTGGGCCATGACGTGGTCGTCCTGCTGGACTCGATCACCCGCCTGGGCCGCGCCTACAACCTGGCGGCGCCCGCCTCCGGCCGCATCCTGTCCGGTGGTGTCGACTCGACCGCGCTCTACCCGCCGAAGAAGTTCTTCGGCGCCGCGCGCAACATCGAGGACGGCGGCTCGCTGACCATCCTGGCCACCGCGCTGGTCGAGACCGGCTCGCGCATGGACGAGGTGATCTTCGAGGAGTTCAAGGGCACCGGCAACATGGAGCTGCGGCTCGACCGGAAGCTCTCGGACAAGCGCATCTTCCCGGCGGTGGACGTGGACGCGTCCAGCACCCGTAAGGAAGAGATCCTGCTGGCGCCGGAGGAGCTGAACATCGTCTGGAAGCTGCGCCGGGTGCTGCACGCGCTCGACTCCCAGCAGGCGATCGAGCTGCTGCTGGACAAGATGAAGCAGACGAAGTCCAACGCCGAGTTCCTGATGCAGATCGCCAAGACCACGCCCACTCCGGGCAACAACGGCGACTGA
- the thrB gene encoding homoserine kinase gives MAGPAFRAAAVRVRVPASSANLGPGFDALGLALGLYDDVVVRVADSGLHVDIAGEGAETLPRDESHLLVRSLRTTFDLLGGQPRGLEVVCANRIPHGRGLGSSSAAICAGIVAARAVTIGGAERLDNEAVLELATEIEGHPDNVAACLLGGFTLAWTDAGSARAIRMDPADSIVPVVFVPGRPVLTETARGLLPRTVPHVDAAVNAGRAALLVEALTRRPELLLAATEDRLHQEYRAPAMPESVSLVNRLRTDGVPAVISGAGPTVLALVEDGAADKVARLAGEGWAANRLALDAGGASVLPLT, from the coding sequence ATGGCCGGTCCAGCGTTCCGCGCCGCCGCCGTCCGAGTGCGCGTCCCCGCATCGAGCGCCAATCTCGGTCCCGGCTTCGACGCCCTCGGCCTGGCCCTGGGCCTCTACGACGACGTGGTGGTCCGGGTGGCCGACTCCGGTCTGCACGTCGACATCGCCGGCGAGGGCGCGGAGACGCTGCCGCGCGACGAGAGCCATCTGCTCGTACGCTCCTTGCGCACCACCTTCGACCTGCTGGGCGGACAGCCCCGCGGCCTCGAAGTGGTCTGCGCCAACCGCATTCCGCACGGCCGGGGCCTGGGCTCCTCCTCCGCCGCCATCTGCGCCGGGATCGTCGCCGCGCGCGCGGTGACCATAGGCGGCGCCGAGCGGCTCGACAACGAGGCGGTGCTGGAGCTGGCCACCGAGATCGAGGGCCACCCCGACAATGTCGCCGCCTGTCTGCTCGGCGGCTTCACCCTTGCCTGGACGGACGCGGGATCCGCCCGGGCGATCAGGATGGACCCTGCGGATTCCATCGTTCCGGTGGTCTTCGTCCCTGGCCGGCCGGTGCTCACCGAGACCGCCCGCGGGCTGCTGCCGCGCACCGTCCCGCATGTGGACGCGGCGGTGAACGCGGGCCGGGCCGCACTGCTCGTCGAGGCCCTGACCAGGCGTCCCGAGCTGCTGCTCGCGGCTACGGAGGACCGGCTGCACCAGGAATACCGTGCTCCGGCGATGCCCGAGAGCGTGAGCCTGGTGAACCGACTGCGGACGGACGGCGTCCCTGCGGTCATCTCCGGTGCGGGCCCCACGGTGCTCGCGCTGGTCGAGGACGGTGCGGCCGACAAGGTCGCACGACTGGCGGGCGAGGGGTGGGCGGCCAACCGGCTGGCTCTCGACGCCGGGGGGGCGAGCGTCCTGCCGCTCACCTGA